A single window of Bombyx mori chromosome 9, ASM3026992v2 DNA harbors:
- the LOC101743820 gene encoding uncharacterized protein LOC101743820, which translates to MNVDLEKSDSEADPQPQKTIRVPTRRGPGPPNKSLALRLWELLQPLARLWGLITAVVMSGAGSELLVLQFEVAPALLVGAATVLILETMWVAALFVDLLCRRGEYTMGLRCWDFMRWSCGRARAPFYACVATALLFANLTLLSTVAGGMLLVLAALRAAVPFSPYATHGPHSPRAGSSLLSQHDSPLPDVFYNAAHTGEDRSEEMTVLSIKTTERSRSTTPKPPLLEL; encoded by the exons ATGAATGTGGACTTGGAGAAGTCAGACAGTGAGGCTGACCCTCAGCCTCAGAAAACGATTCGTGTTCCGACACGAAGGGGACCAGGACCTCCCAATAAATCATTAGCTTTAAGACTTTGGGAGCTTCTGCAGCCTCTTGCTAGATTATGGGGACTTATTACTGCAGTGG tgaTGAGCGGAGCCGGTTCTGAACTGCTTGTCCTTCAATTCGAGGTTGCGCCGGCACTGCT GGTAGGTGCGGCGACCGTCCTCATCCTTGAAACGATGTGGGTAGCCGCCCTATTCGTGGACTTACTGTGTCGACGCGGCGAATATACGATGGGCCTTAGGTGTTGGGATTTCATGCGTTGGTCGTGCGGTCGAGCACGGGCGCCATTTTACGCTTGCGTTGCTACAGCACTGCTATTCGCCAATCTAACCTTACTGTCTACAGTAGCAG GTGGGATGCTATTAGTATTAGCAGCTTTACGTGCTGCGGTGCCGTTTTCGCCGTACGCGACCCACGGGCCTCATTCGCCCAGAGCCGGTAGTTCACTGCTGAGCCAACACGACTCGCCACTTCCAGACGTGTTCTATAACGCAGCGCATACCGGCGAAGACAG gAGCGAAGAAATGACCGTTCTCAGCATTAAAACAACTGAAAGGTCTCGTTCGACAACTCCCAAACCTCCTCTTTTAGAACTCTGA
- the Or-60 gene encoding olfactory receptor 60 (The RefSeq protein has 3 substitutions compared to this genomic sequence) has product MVRPCRYFAIHFILLRFLGLGWWHHPHENETRNYPGLYLYYSILTQLVWVVGLVGLETIDPFVGEKDMDRFMFSLSFVITHDLTLIKLYIFYFRNVEIQDIVRTIEIDLYRYYQNDDKIRATIRISRIFTAAFLFFGWVTIGNANIYGIVQDLRWKDIVKNLNETTSKPLRTLPQPIFIPWPYQEDKHYILTFILETMGLLWTGHIVMTIDTFIASVILHMSTQFAILREAIVTAYDRTMIALSEGALQSGVLCENSNGNEENNQIFLESFYSKEHIESVLESTLLSCIRQHQLLIGCVEKFSKTYSYGFMTQLLSSMAGICVVMVQVSQGASSFKSVRLVTSLAFFFAMVIQLAIQCFTGNELTIQAERIADAVMESKWEKMPVRLRRLLLVTMMRAQRPLHLTAAGFAYIDNTCFLSILKAAYSYYAVLSQKQG; this is encoded by the exons ATGGTACGACCCTGCAGATATTTTGCGATACATTTTATTCTCTTACGATTTCTTGGCTTAGGGTGGTGGCATCATCCCCACGAAAATAAAACTAGGAATTATCCCGGCCTATACCTGTACTATTCTATTTTGACACAGCTGGTTTGGGTGGTCGGTTTTGTGGGACTAGAAACAATAGATCCTTTTGTCGGTGAGAAAGATATGGATCGATTTATGTTCAGTCTCTCGTTTGTCATTACTCACGACCTGACATTGATCAaactttacatattttattttcgaaaTGTAGAAATTCAAGACATCGTCCGCACCATTGAAATAGATCTATatagatattatcaaaatgatgACAAAATTCGCGCGACGATCAGAATTTCGCGAATTTTTACTGCAGCTTTCCTTTTCTTTGGTTGGGTGACGATAGGAAACGCAAATATTTACGGTATCGTACAGGATCTTCGTTGGAAAGACATCGTAAAGAATTTAAATGAGACGACATCTAAGCCCTTAAGAACATTACCGCAACCGATTTTCATACCGTGGCCGTATCAGGAAGATAAACACTACATTCTGACATTCATTCTCGAAACAATGGGCTTGTTGTGGACTGGCCATATTGTAATGACTATAGATACCTTTATCGCGTCTGTTATTCTGCATATGAGTACTCAGTTTGCGATACTAAGAGAAGCAATCGTAACCGCTTACGATCGAACGATGATCGCTCTTTCTGAAGGGGCTTTGCAAAGTGGCGTTCTTTGTGAGAACAGTAATGGAAACGAAGAAAATAACCAGATATTTCTTGAATCATTCTATTCAAAAGAGCATATTGAATCGGTATTGGAGAGCACACTGTTAAGTTGTATTCGGCAGCACCAGCTTCTAATTGG atgtGTGGAGAAATTCTCCAAAACCTATTCATACGGTTTCATGACGCAACTTTTGTCTAGTATGGCCGGCATCTGCGTGGTAATGGTTCAAGTTTCG CAAGACGCATCCAGTTTCAAATCGGTCAGGCTTGTCACATCGTTGGCTTTCTTTTTCGCTATGGTCATACAGTTGGCCATACAATGTTTCACTGGCAATGAACTGACTATACAA GCTGAGAGAATTGCGGATGCAGTAATGGAAAGTAAATGGGAGAAGATGCCAGTGAGACTGCGACGCCTTCTCTTGGTGACGATGATGCGTGCCCAACGTCCTCTGCACCTTACAGCTGCTGGATTCGCCTATATCGACAACACTTGCTTTCTCTCG ATCCTGAAAGCAGCTTATTCGTATTACGCAGTTCTTAGTCAGAAACAAGGCTGA
- the Or-60 gene encoding olfactory receptor 60 isoform X2: MFDSRCVEKFSKTYSYGFMTQLLSSMAGICVVMVQVSQDASSFKSVRLVTSLAFFFAMVIQLAIQCFTGNELTIQAERIADAVMESKWEKMPVRLRRLLLVTMMRAQRPLHLTAAGFAYIDNTCFLSILKAAYSYYAVLSQKQG, from the exons ATGTTTGATAGTAG atgtGTGGAGAAATTCTCCAAAACCTATTCATACGGTTTCATGACGCAACTTTTGTCTAGTATGGCCGGCATCTGCGTGGTAATGGTTCAAGTTTCG CAAGACGCATCCAGTTTCAAATCGGTCAGGCTTGTCACATCGTTGGCTTTCTTTTTCGCTATGGTCATACAGTTGGCCATACAATGTTTCACTGGCAATGAACTGACTATACAA GCTGAGAGAATTGCGGATGCAGTAATGGAAAGTAAATGGGAGAAGATGCCAGTGAGACTGCGACGCCTTCTCTTGGTGACGATGATGCGTGCCCAACGTCCTCTGCACCTTACAGCTGCTGGATTCGCCTATATCGACAACACTTGCTTTCTCTCG ATCCTGAAAGCAGCTTATTCGTATTACGCAGTTCTTAGTCAGAAACAAGGCTGA
- the LOC101743389 gene encoding cell division cycle and apoptosis regulator protein 1 has translation MQSGSGSKNPPWARSNVNTNMTGINPQIMDPNAMMTQQSMMPFQQTQAMFNPMQAQGGMAMQMTGQMPMNQMAQGQMFPGNVVAYPTPRALNPGIYQNAQNNQSSTTEQRVFTGTITKTHNDFGFVDHDVFYQTSVCAKGIIPKINDRVLVEATFNPNMPFKWNATRVQVLPKAGACQKPPPTKSNSYNAVPPPSVARKAPPSRRDERPTRRDDRKRSRTRSRTRSRDRRDSRARRDSPPPKRSVVRQPSPIKYSVRVPRIPLDIQKVDVPALSQRYTNLYIPSDFFSACVRWGETFPPSTPLSLNNSCSYHIMSKEIENPNKNDTVLEPPDADYRFSAKVMLMSMPTLEALYQKCGLTKLEKEEKDKRPNNKTALHPTRLIKFLVGQKGKGGENFAIGGPWSPSLDGENPQTDPKVLVKTAIRTCKALTGIDLSSCTQWYRMVEFYYWREGSGNKSRLECVVLFLPDVWSAQPSRIEWSSVQDQYKAACDAAIRKLDGASSTVDKKQPSAATAAGAETAADAENCEIEATNVDDGTITIDENDEDIKLDLEAMNAEQLREELKKCDYKSKGLRSQIISRLSELSKTDKEDGGDVMDLEDDENLENNSHEDNTIQSQNEEEENKGDNIEDEKPNDEKQNEPQANSKKDEGEQKEIKKTDKEVEEEKKKIEKEKQNLKSRYEIPNSPHILVHPSATAKAGKFCCNVATLSWMLDYRVTDNKEHSFELFVFAELFNEMLMRDFGFYIYKTLYTLPEKTEEISDKSSDKAEKKDEKKTEEKKDEKKDDKDRKEDRRDEKRESRDDKRDSRKREVKDSHSDDEGTGSPNRRSRGVELPPDPYLLLSLVYFDTARGGTMTKKDLQNLFMSLGLRLSRSQIRSILEKVCIKELFNYKYLIGAIKDLSSGSSEVIQDLPLETTVSSDDVPSHITELEETIAAGNRLLLPVFKDSNEVDEEDGSKKTIDISDSGIVSYKNRVVDVGALVSSTSRWAAERAALERALESTRSALAAARRAALSTQQAQRGAQDQLSDLTASLAAARARVTTLTASSKIFHSTLKSIQSKVEAVINIKYEDDDVIEIVNGPSKDQRNQKEKTEKAKETIEEQTENRNDEETCINIDNIATDESQQKHAEVKEDIASSDNMEIDDKE, from the exons ATGCAATCTGGAAGTGGATCTAAAAATCCTCCATGGGCTCGATCAAATGTGAATACAAACATGACGGGAATAAACCCTCAAATAATGGATCCCAACGCCATGATGACACAACAAAGCATGATGCCCTTTCAACAGACTCAAGCAATGTTTAATCCTATGCAAGCCCAAGGTGGTATGGCAATGCAAATGACAGGACAAATGCCTATGAATCAAATGGCTCAAGGTCAAATGTTTCCCGGTAATGTTGTGGCATATCCAACGCCGCGTGCATTAAACCCCGGTATCTATCAAAATGCACAAAATAACCAATCATCAACAACTGAACAACGTGTATTCACTGGCACAATAACTAAAACTCACAATGATTTCGGTTTTGTGGATCATGATGTGTTTTACCAAACCTCAGTATGTGCAAAGGGTATTATACCCAAAATTAATGACCGAGTACTCGTAGAAGCAACATTCAATCCTAACATGCCATTCAAATGGAATGCTACTCGTGTGCAGGTCCTGCCTAAAGCGGGAGCTTGTCAAAAACCTCCGCCTACCAAAAGTAACTCTTATAATGCAGTACCACCACCATCAGTCGCAAGGAAAGCGCCTCCATCAAGACGTGATGAGCGTCCCACAAGAAGAGATGACAGA AAAAGATCCAGAACAAGAAGCAGAACTAGGTCTAGAGATAGACGTGACAGCCGTGCTCGTAGAGATTCACCTCCTCCTAAACGATCAGTTGTAAGACAACCATCACCAATTAAGTATTCTGTGAGAGTTCCCCGCATACCATTAGATAT ACAAAAAGTTGATGTCCCTGCATTGTCTCAAAGATACACAAACTTATATATACCATCTGATTTCTTTTCTGCCTGTGTGAGGTGGGGAGAGACATTTCCTCCTTCTACACCACTGTCTCTCAACAACTCTTGTAGCTACCATATTATGAGTAAAGAAATcgagaatccaaataaaaatgacaCAGTATTGGAACCTCCTGATGCAGATTATAGATTTTCAGCTAAG GTAATGCTAATGAGTATGCCGACGTTAGAGGCATTGTACCAAAAGTGTGGACTTACAAAATTagagaaagaagaaaaagataAGCGCCCAAACAATAAGACTGCACTGCATCCTACACGCCTTATAAAATTCTTAGTGGGACAAAAAGGGAAAGGTGGCGAAAATTTTGCAATTGGGGGACCATGGAGTCCTTCATTAGATGGTGAAAATCCCCAAACAGACCCAAAAGTATTGGTTAAAACAGCGATACGAACATGTAAAGCATTAACAGGCATCGATTTATCTTCTTGTACACAGTG GTACCGAATGGTGGAGTTTTACTACTGGCGCGAGGGCAGCGGCAACAAGTCGCGGCTCGAGTGTGTGGTGTTGTTCCTGCCAGACGTGTGGTCCGCACAGCCTTCGCGTATCGAGTGGAGCAGCGTTCAGGACCAGTATAAGGCGGCGTGCGATGCGGCCATCAGGAAACTTGACGGCGCCAGCTCGACTGTAGACAAGAAGCAGCCGTCTGCGGCGACTGCTGCGGGGGCGGAAACTGCGGCCGATGCAGAAAATTGCGAAATT GAAGCAACAAACGTTGATGATGGTACAATAACAATAGACGAAAACGATGAGGATATCAAACTTGATCTTGAAGCAATGAACGCAGAACAATTGCgagaagaattaaaaaaatgtgattacAAATCTAAGG GATTACGATCTCAAATAATTTCACGTTTGTCGGAACTTTCAAAAACCGACAAAGAAGATGGAGGGGACGTCATGGATCTAGAAGATGATGAGAATTTAGAAAACAATAGTCATGAAGACAACACAATTCAGTCACAAAATGAGGAAGAAGAGAATAAAGGGGACAACATAGAAGATGAAAAACCGAATGACGAAAAACAGAATGAACCACAAGCTAATTCTAAAAAAGACGAGGgagaacaaaaagaaataaagaagACAGATAAGGAAgtagaagaagaaaagaaaaaa attgaaaaagaaaaacaaaaccttaAGTCCCGTTATGAAATACCAAATTCACCACACATTTTGGTGCATCCGTCAGCCACCGCTAAAGCCGGTAAATTCTGCTGCAATGTTGCAACCCTGTCGTGGATGCTAGACTACAGGGTTACCGACAACAAGGAACACAGCTTCGAG CTATTTGTATTCGCGGAGCTTTTCAACGAAATGTTAATGAGGGATTtcggtttttatatttataaaacctTATATACACTACCAGAAAAAACTGAGGAAATCAGTGATAAAAGTTCTGATAAAGCCGAGAAGAAGGACGAAAAGAAAACCgaggaaaaaaaagatgaaaaaaaggATGATAAAGATAGAAAAGAAGACAGGCGTGATGAGAAACGTGAATCGCGTGACGACAAACGAGATTCTCGGAAACGAGAAGTAAAA GATTCTCACAGCGATGATGAGGGTACTGGCTCCCCGAACCGACGCAGTCGCGGTGTTGAGTTACCTCCAGATCCGTATCTACTTCTGTCACTTGTGTATTTTGATACAGCTCGAGGTGGAACAATGACCAAAAAAGACCTACAAAATTTATTCATGAGCCTCGGTTTGCGCTTATCTCGATCACAAATACGCTCCATATTAGAAAAAGTTTGCATCAAAGAACTGTTCAATTACAA GTATTTAATAGGAGCTATCAAAGATCTGTCTTCAGGCTCATCAGAGGTAATACAAGATCTGCCTCTAGAAACAACAGTGAGTTCTGATGATGTACCATCACAT ATCACAGAGTTGGAAGAAACTATTGCAGCTGGTAACCGTCTCTTGCTGCCTGTTTTCAAAGATTCTAATGAAGTAGATGAAGAAGATGGCTCTAAGAAGACGATCGATATTTCTGACTCTG GTATCGTGAGCTACAAGAACCGCGTAGTGGACGTGGGTGCACTGGTGAGCAGCACGTCCCGCTGGGCGGCGGAGCGCGCGGCGCTGGAGCGAGCGCTGGAGTCGACCCGCAGCGCGCTGGCGGCGGCCCGGCGCGCCGCACTCAGCACGCAGCAAGCACAGCGCGGCGCACAGGACCAGCTCTCCGACCTCACCGCCAGCCTCGCCGCCGCACGGGCCCGTGTCACCACACTCACA
- the Or-60 gene encoding olfactory receptor 60 isoform X1 — translation MVRPCRYFAIHFILLRFLGLGWWHHPHENKTRNYPGLYLYYSILTQLVWVVGFVGLETIDPFVGEKDMDRFMFSLSFVITHDLTLIKLYIFYFRNVEIQDIVRTIEIDLYRYYQNDDKIRATIRISRIFTAAFLFFGWVTIGNANIYGIVQDLRWKDIVKNLNETTSKPLRTLPQPIFIPWPYQEDKHYILTFILETMGLLWTGHIVMTIDTFIASVILHMSTQFAILREAIVTAYDRTMIALSEGALQSGVLCENSNGNEENNQIFLESFYSKEHIESVLESTLLSCIRQHQLLIGCVEKFSKTYSYGFMTQLLSSMAGICVVMVQVSQDASSFKSVRLVTSLAFFFAMVIQLAIQCFTGNELTIQSEMCRLRELRMQ, via the exons ATGGTACGACCCTGCAGATATTTTGCGATACATTTTATTCTCTTACGATTTCTTGGCTTAGGGTGGTGGCATCATCCCCACGAAAATAAAACTAGGAATTATCCCGGCCTATACCTGTACTATTCTATTTTGACACAGCTGGTTTGGGTGGTCGGTTTTGTGGGACTAGAAACAATAGATCCTTTTGTCGGTGAGAAAGATATGGATCGATTTATGTTCAGTCTCTCGTTTGTCATTACTCACGACCTGACATTGATCAaactttacatattttattttcgaaaTGTAGAAATTCAAGACATCGTCCGCACCATTGAAATAGATCTATatagatattatcaaaatgatgACAAAATTCGCGCGACGATCAGAATTTCGCGAATTTTTACTGCAGCTTTCCTTTTCTTTGGTTGGGTGACGATAGGAAACGCAAATATTTACGGTATCGTACAGGATCTTCGTTGGAAAGACATCGTAAAGAATTTAAATGAGACGACATCTAAGCCCTTAAGAACATTACCGCAACCGATTTTCATACCGTGGCCGTATCAGGAAGATAAACACTACATTCTGACATTCATTCTCGAAACAATGGGCTTGTTGTGGACTGGCCATATTGTAATGACTATAGATACCTTTATCGCGTCTGTTATTCTGCATATGAGTACTCAGTTTGCGATACTAAGAGAAGCAATCGTAACCGCTTACGATCGAACGATGATCGCTCTTTCTGAAGGGGCTTTGCAAAGTGGCGTTCTTTGTGAGAACAGTAATGGAAACGAAGAAAATAACCAGATATTTCTTGAATCATTCTATTCAAAAGAGCATATTGAATCGGTATTGGAGAGCACACTGTTAAGTTGTATTCGGCAGCACCAGCTTCTAATTGG atgtGTGGAGAAATTCTCCAAAACCTATTCATACGGTTTCATGACGCAACTTTTGTCTAGTATGGCCGGCATCTGCGTGGTAATGGTTCAAGTTTCG CAAGACGCATCCAGTTTCAAATCGGTCAGGCTTGTCACATCGTTGGCTTTCTTTTTCGCTATGGTCATACAGTTGGCCATACAATGTTTCACTGGCAATGAACTGACTATACAA TCTGAAATGTGCAGGCTGAGAGAATTGCGGATGCAGTAA